The sequence CACTCGAGACTTCATGGATTGTCAAAACTGCACTAACACCTGAAGAGATGTTTAGTGCCTTAAAAACATTTGCATTAGATGATCATGACTATCTTTTAATTACCGAAATATCTGAAAATTATTTTGGTTATCTTAAAGGCGAAAATTGGGAAATTATTAACCACCATATTTTTTAACTGATCAATAAAACTATTATCTATGAATTCAGTAGAAACATATCACGTTTATGTAAGGTAGCCATAATTTGTATTTATAAAAAATAAAAAACTGATAAGTACGCTACTTATCAGTTTTTTTTATTGTCATTCATACTTATAGAAATCTTTTTCTTCAACTACTCAACTGGGCTAGCTGGATTCGAACCAACGCATGAGGGAGTCAAAGTCCCTTGCCTTACCGCTTGGCTATAGCCCACTATTAAAATAAAAGAACTAAAGGCGACTGATGGGAATCGAACCCACGAATGCCGGAGCCACAATCCGGTGCGTTAACCCCTTCGCCACAACCGCCAAAATAAAAAATTGTTACTATCTAGAGCTAGAATCTAGGTCTTCATATATGCTAACTTCTCAAAAACTGCTAGACACTTATGTTATTCACGAATTCTTTCGTCTCCTCAAGCAAAAAAATAAAAGAGAGAAAGAGTCTTTCAACTTGTTGTTACTACCCAATTTCTTAACTCCTAAGGTATTGTATCATCTTCTTTAGACGATGTCTACAACAAAGTCAAAAAAATTCCATTCCGACTTAATGTTATTTTACTTCCAAATGGTTGTTCATATTGATTGGAAATTTTCATGCAGATAATGGGTGATTTTTTTTCTTAATTCACCATGTTTTTCTTCACTGTAAAGATTTTCTTGATTGATCCAACTCTCTTTATCGTACAACCATACCGGCATTTTTCGCCTCTCCTCCGGCTCCCAATGATAACGTGGAAACACATGTGCATGAAGATACTGATCCGTATTGCCCAGTATATCATAATTCACACGGGATGCCTGAGCGCTAGCAAGGATCGCATCTCCTAAATAGGCCATATCCAGCAAGTAAGCTTTTCTTTCTAGATTAGTGAGCTCATTTAACGAGCCAACTTCTCTTTTGGGCAGTAATACGCAGTAGCCTGGCAAAAATTGAACATCTCCAAATGCAGCATACCCACCATTTAGTTCTTTCATCACCATTGGATTTTTTCCTTGATTCGCAGACAAAATTCTATTTTCATACCATTTCATTCGATCACTCTCTTTCTTTTGGTGAATAAAACAAGGAATTCCTTTTATCAGCTAGAGCTACGTTTGCCCTGCTGTTTCTTATTTTAAATTAGGATAGATTTTGAATGGCTGAAGCTTTCCATCTCATTCAATAATCTATCCCAACTATTTTATCTATTTCTTTTTATTCTTTTTTAGCTTTTATTTTTGCTAGATACTGATTTAACTCTCTAGAAGTAAACAATAAATTCACACGAGTTACGCAATACGAAATTGTATAGAAAACAAGTAAACTAATGGAAAAATCAAGCGCATTTTTAATACCAAAGAACGCATAACTAAGTATCCAAGTAAATGCACTCACCGCGACAAAGTGAAGAACTAAAGCCAAATTAAAGCTAAACTGCTCATAATCAAAGAGAACAGATGTTACGCCAATAAAAATCGAAATTAAGAAAACAAAGAGAATCGACTCTCGTGTAATACTAACAGAGTCTTTAAAAAGCAAACTCGCTAGATACACAAATGATCCTATCCCTAATCCAACTGCAATTCTATTGTATACGTTCATAGTATCCTCCACTTAAATTTTTTTATTTCAATAATTTCTTTTGGTTCATTAAGGTATTGATAAAACCCCCAGCAAACAGCCCTACAGTAAATCCTGCCACAATAGAATACCCCACATTAAAAGCTAGATTGTTGAGTAAACTCGTATTTACGCTCATCGCAACGTTTAATCCATACTTAATCACAAAATTACTTAAAATGACAAAAAGGGGAACGAGACTCCCTTTTCTCATCATGACACCATCACGTAGATAATACTTTTGCGTAGAAGAGTACAATAGGTATCCGACAAATGACCCAATCCCTAATAATAGCCCATAGGTGATGAAAGAACATAGTATGTACTCAAATCCATTGAAGATTTTCTCTATCCCCCAAATAATAAAGATTACTGGCACTATAACAGATTTTCCTAATGAAGCCTCTCCATCAGTGTTTAACGCTAGCCCTCTCTTGATCAAAATTGCCAATACCACCCATACCCAAAACGGGGTCTGCTTAATCATTTCAGTAAAAAATGTTGTTACTATCATTATAACTCCTCCTAATCTCTTTATGCTATAGAGTATAATGAATAGAATTAAGCAATAAAACCCCCTCATACATATCCGGTACCATTTCATTCATATCCGGTATCAGCAAGCTTGGATAAGGACTCTTTTAGCTTTTTAACATAACGACGGCTCACCACTAGTTTTTCACCAGTAGCTAAAATGACCACTAAACTTCCACTCCTATTTGTAGCAAAAGAATGCACAAAATAGCAATTTAGGGCCAAATTCTTTTTGATTTGGATAAAGACACTCGCATATGTTTCCATAAACTTAGTTAAGGACGTTCTGAGACAGTAAGATTCTGATTTTGTATACAAAAATATATTACGTTCTAAATACTCAACGTACATGACCTCATCAAGATATACTTTTTCATTTGCTCCTGAGTTAATATTTTGAACGATTACTGTATTTTGAGGGTTTTTAAGCAGCTCCACAGCTCGATTAATTGTCTCATTTACTTTTACAACACGAATTAGAGCTGACTCTTCCTCTTGATTATCCCTAATTTTCTCAATTCTAACTTTCATAGTGACCCCTAAGTTTTTCTATCATTATATCTTTTGCTCGGCTGATAATCAACAGCAACCTTGTGCCATTATGGATAGATTTCCACTAATCTGACTGTCCTTACCTGCTTCAACATTCGATCCTATGAGTTAACGTAAAATGTTAGGTTTAAGTTAAAAGCATCTTTGCTTTTGAATTCTTTAGATAATCTCCTCTCAGGACCTTATACAAAGAATTATAACTATCAGCAAAATTTACTTTTGGAACAACCCTTGGCTCTAAATTATCAATCTGATGTTCCCCTTACTTTCCAATTGTTATAACTAGTTTTTTCTAATTCTGCTTTTCCTAACCATTCTTCTTTTATTTTTAAGACAAGCGGAGAAGAATTTTCTGAATCAATCAGGTCTAAGTTAATCCATACTTCTGAATCGGAATCATTTGCTCCATCCGCTACGATAGAGAGGAGTTTTTTTTGTTTAAAACGGGGGTCTATTTCAAAATCATAAAATACCATAATATGGTGAACCGTATCGGTCATTTTTTCTTCTCTAACAAAAACATCGTACACCCTAGGATTGGAATAGGAGGATATGGTAAAGCCCGTTTCTTCTAAAACTTCTCTTACCAAAGTCTCTGTTAATCCTTCCCCAATTTCTTGACTTCCACCTGGGAGATCAAATCGTCCTCTATAGGGTCCCGCATTCTTTTTAATACATAATAATTCGTTTTCTTTAAAGCATACTCCATAAACACCAAAATGATTCTTTATCTCCATTTATTTCCCTTCCCTAACTATTTTATTATTGCTTATCGTCTACTAACACAAAAAAAATAGTCCCATTCTTAAAAATAATTTTGCT is a genomic window of Vagococcus entomophilus containing:
- a CDS encoding HIT family protein, with protein sequence MKWYENRILSANQGKNPMVMKELNGGYAAFGDVQFLPGYCVLLPKREVGSLNELTNLERKAYLLDMAYLGDAILASAQASRVNYDILGNTDQYLHAHVFPRYHWEPEERRKMPVWLYDKESWINQENLYSEEKHGELRKKITHYLHENFQSI
- a CDS encoding DUF3021 family protein, producing the protein MNVYNRIAVGLGIGSFVYLASLLFKDSVSITRESILFVFLISIFIGVTSVLFDYEQFSFNLALVLHFVAVSAFTWILSYAFFGIKNALDFSISLLVFYTISYCVTRVNLLFTSRELNQYLAKIKAKKE
- a CDS encoding DUF6622 family protein, producing the protein MIVTTFFTEMIKQTPFWVWVVLAILIKRGLALNTDGEASLGKSVIVPVIFIIWGIEKIFNGFEYILCSFITYGLLLGIGSFVGYLLYSSTQKYYLRDGVMMRKGSLVPLFVILSNFVIKYGLNVAMSVNTSLLNNLAFNVGYSIVAGFTVGLFAGGFINTLMNQKKLLK
- a CDS encoding LytTR family DNA-binding domain-containing protein, encoding MKVRIEKIRDNQEEESALIRVVKVNETINRAVELLKNPQNTVIVQNINSGANEKVYLDEVMYVEYLERNIFLYTKSESYCLRTSLTKFMETYASVFIQIKKNLALNCYFVHSFATNRSGSLVVILATGEKLVVSRRYVKKLKESLSKLADTGYE
- a CDS encoding NUDIX hydrolase; the protein is MEIKNHFGVYGVCFKENELLCIKKNAGPYRGRFDLPGGSQEIGEGLTETLVREVLEETGFTISSYSNPRVYDVFVREEKMTDTVHHIMVFYDFEIDPRFKQKKLLSIVADGANDSDSEVWINLDLIDSENSSPLVLKIKEEWLGKAELEKTSYNNWKVRGTSD